One Rhinolophus sinicus isolate RSC01 linkage group LG06, ASM3656204v1, whole genome shotgun sequence DNA window includes the following coding sequences:
- the SYTL2 gene encoding synaptotagmin-like protein 2 isoform X10: MIDLSFLTEEEQEAIMTVLQRDAALKRVEEERVRHLPEKIKDDQQLKNMSGQWFYEAKAKRHRDKIHGTDIIRASMRKKRLQVAAEQSKDGESGAKESWVNNVNKDAFLPPELAGVVEEPEEDVAPASPSSSVVNSASSVIGMSQENSRKSSVSPAKQRKNPFNSSKLPEDHLSQQTKNEQSKNGRAGFFQTSKEGELSESKEQSSVLDISSQKLEKPKQTFPDPGSESQIKAPIPKARKMIYKSRDLKQEDNQSFPRQRTDSLNARGAPRGILKRNSSSSSTDSETVRLHQNFEPKSKIVSPGLTIHERISEKDHSLEDDSSSNSPEPLKHVRFSAVKHELPLSPRLIHGREVGEFRVLESDRLKDGTQDVGDMDEFGKEPKPSQYRKSLPLPQSASGPSATKNGTHQPTTSDSFPINGHPSPSEVLPARPQSIENSPTVSEQKAKPSELSRLESELSKSPADELSRVEPEPSQVPDCSSRDHQQGKPPLLKALKAKTSSRSGPYATEIRKTTDDSISKVLDWFNRSSHSDDNKSSLQHPRRIEPKGKTDSNSQITTALVTDDTSLNENGSKALLSTKVELTPMGSDSTFQVEGNMLPSGNCQDNANIKPKSINLSQQGKEGPGILHPFEIYSPNQGSKTVDYSQTSKNIEGNGVPPPTSNSSYSALKGADAADQVFCNSKDAGSLGEEEPKVQVYEKNKGNSEVNFDSSKIVKELGLKDDMRTERESKRGATFIEKASLEPEDIESLPGAADNKSAWKKPEDQLQEKASESPKNQVQREKYKRVSDRISFWEGEKAAAKLIHKEPTSSHSQGQPSAKAYQPVKSMDSLSTDQNEYNQVTAKQVVLDEDGQAAHLSSCHSSNKPEEARAQISGAFKNYPLSDQSGKVSLFQNKTNETVKRLPVADSLHSGRDITFLALQHPSNVGSEIHTSLEKDRSLIGESNPNNFKVVSLKERMNEPSTEQVYNHSQFENLRKFWDLGAKPNSQDHDEKNTITTNQKNSVPFSSQKHKEFHDIESSGENTHEIETLLSQKKVPATEEIEKLNSKCTLQVSPDETTFPLRPPRKSTHQLPGNESSKENVEKNTEWFGTPVFKEEKDFSDQEIQESIVKTRALSKDYKDIFNDSLQKLLSEASSPVIQLSSGGNVHGKQVLEPGVSENKTWPEKTDFADTDEEAERRKEIINERVDKIEAPPKVKLSTWAASLDKLLKEGTESLPSPSQNNLEPVTTRVSSEPEESGVFEKGTELSCNLSAYQRRRIVPFPEGEKTLGKTDLTQKAESSECQLNMENLCQMAAEGSHPLDQTSHLHRKGSFGDVANSSRDAPSSGDGHLAPQEKALPPQREISETVEKIILPPKPVLDDVNVVLQKLLREAWLSYPVEREVVTGEVKEFPEGRQAAGSPKTSSATVDIIVPDRKDFDSFNIAPDKTHKVGSYLAAEIAPSEQILSSSGSTVAQYGRKLPQEVAEIVRETIIQPKSELLEFSAGLEKLLKETMETPSSKYERDTESLCSSKLVGSTQVPRQAASEFHPEEIKETVKKSEAPSKTESAFDIGFEKLLKETSEALSSQPQVSVKEETPEKETLQPEQARFLGRIQEAPGMKLKNHVFKSQVNQCDKVLGGEAMTDLSVDLCGSESGVEIPEIPQLHVDRETGTTETIKPPEYRNSESEFAGAGERAFQEPGFKVGPEAISVSRDRQPIPLLTTKENPTKASNVELILASPYERQKKEEEKEGVSDSDISDGNIGSNAESWRNTSSSEEEPSPVLKTLERSAARKMPSKSLEDISSDSSNQAKVDNLPEELIRSAEDDERKVCFQLMPYVCLTIVWIILNENAAV, translated from the exons TTCCAGTGTGGTAAATTCAGCTTCCTCCGTGATTGGTATGTCCCAGGAAAACTCAAGAAAGTCATCTGTGTCGCCAGCTAAG caaagGAAGAATCCATTTAATAGTTCCAAGTTGCCAGAAGATCACTTATCTCAACAAACCAAAAATGAGCAGTCAAAAAATGGAAGGGCTGGTTTTTTTCAGACTTCAAAAGagg gtgaATTGTCAGAGTCAAAAGAACAGTCATCTGTCCTGGATATTTCAAGCCAAAAGTTAGAGAAACCAAAGCAGACTTTTCCAGACCCTGGGAGTGAATCCCAAATCAAAGCACCAATCCCCAAAGCCAGGAAAATGATCTACAAATCACGTGATTTAAAGCAAGAAGATAACCAGTCTTTTCCTAGACAAAGGACAGACTCCCTGAATGCGAGAGGGGCTCCGAGAGGGATCCTTAAGCGCAACTCCAGTTCCAGCAGCACAGACTCAGAAACGGTCCGTTTGCATCAGAACTTTGAACCCAAAAGCAAAATTGTGTCACCTGGCCTAACAATCCATGAGAGAATTTCAGAGAAGGATCATTCGTTAGAAGATGACTCCTCCTCAAACTCACCGGAGCCATTAAAGCACGTGAGATTCTCCGCAGTGAAGCATGAACTCCCGCTGAGTCCCAGGCTAATCCATGGCCGGGAAGTGGGAGAATTCCGCGTTTTAGAATCTGACAGGTTGAAGGATGGAACACAAGATGTAGGGGACATGGATGAGTTTGGGAAGGAACCTAAGCCTTCCCAATACAGAAAGTCTTTGCCTTTACCTCAGTCAGCCTCAGGCCCAAGTGCAACAAAAAATGGAACACATCAGCCAACGACTTCCGATTCTTTTCCGATTAATGGGCACCCTTCTCCCTCAGAAGTTTTACCTGCAAGACCACAGTCCATTGAGAATTCACCCACTGTCAGTGAACAGAAAGCTAAACCATCAGAATTATCAAGGCTTGAATCGGAATTGTCCAAAAGCCCTGCTG ATGAACTGTCTCGTGTTGAACCTGAGCCATCTCAGGTGCCAGATTGCAGTTCTAGAGACCATCAGCAAGGTAAGCCTCCTCTTCTCAAGGCCCTAAAAGCTAAGACATCCTCACGCTCTGGTCCATATGCCACTGAGATAAGGAAGACAACTGATGATTCCATATCTAAAGTCCTAGACTGGTTTAACCGAAGTTCTCATTCTGATGACAATAAATCCTCTCTCCAACATCCCCGAAGAATAGAGCCCAAAGGAAAAACAGACTCAAACTCACAGATCACTACTGCCTTGGTGACAGACGACACCAGTCTAAATGAAAATGGCTCAAAAGCTCTATTATCCACCAAAGTTGAATTAACACCCATGGGATCTGATTcaacattccaggtagagggaaatATGCTGCCTTCTGGAAATTGCCAAGATAATGCGAATATCAAACCCAAATCTATTAATTTGTCCCAACAAGGCAAGGAAGGTCCAGGCATATTGCACCCATTTGAAATCTACAGTCCAAATCAAGGGAGTAAAACTGTGGACTATAGCCAAACTTCGAAAAACATAGAAGGAAATGGGGTACCTCCCCCAACCAGTAACTCTTCCTACAGTGCCCTCAAAGGAGCTGATGCAGCAGACCAAGTTTTTTGCAACAGTAAGGATGCCGGCAGCTTAGGAGAAGAAGAGCCCAAAGTTCAagtttatgaaaaaaacaaaggaaactcaGAGGTGAATTTTGACTCTTCAAAAATTGTCAAAGAATTAGGTTTGAAAGACGAcatgaggacagagagagagagcaaaagaggAGCTACTTTCATCGAGAAAGCTTCTTTAGAGCCAGAGGATATTGAGTCGCTCCCTGGGGCTGCCGACAACAAATCTGCTTGGAAGAAGCCTGAGGACCAACTACAAGAAAAAGCTAGTGAGAGTCCCAAAAACCAAGTGCAAAGAGAGAAATACAAAAGAGTAAGTGACAGAATATCATTTTGGGAAGGTGAGAAAGCTGCAGCTAAGTTAATTCATAAAGAACCCACATCTTCACACAGTCAGGGACAACCTTCTGCTAAAGCATATCAGCCTGTGAAGTCCATGGACAGTTTATCTACAGACCAGAATGAATATAATCAAGTCACTGCCAAACAAGTGGTCCTAGATGAGGATGGCCAAGCAGCCCATCTCTCCAGTTGTCATTCCTCAAATAAACCTGAAGAGGCCAGGGCCCAAATATCAGGTGCATTCAAAAATTATCCTTTATCTGACCAATCAGGTAAAGTGTCTCTGTTTCAGAATAAGACAAATGAGACTGTAAAGAGATTGCCAGTGGCAGATAGTTTGCATTCTGGAAGAGACATCACTTTTCTGGCACTACAACATCCTTCAAATGTTGGGAGTGAAATACATACTTCTTTGGAGAAAGACAGATCTCTAATTGGTGAATCAAATCCCAACAACTTTAAAGTTGTGTcactaaaagaaagaatgaatgaacccaGTACAGAACAGGTCTATAATCACTCTCAATTTGAGAATTTGAGAAAGTTTTGGGACTTAGGAGCCAAGCCAAACAGTCAGGATCATGATGAGAAGAATACTATcacaacaaaccaaaaaaattctGTGCCTTTTAGTAGCCAGAAACATAAAGAATTCCATGATATTGAATCATCAGGGGAAAATACCCATGAAATAGAGACACTTCTGAGCCAAAAAAAAGTTCCGGCAACAGaggaaatagagaaattaaattcaaagtgCACACTCCAGGTGTCACCAGATGAAACCACATTTCCGTTGAGACCACCCAGAAAGTCCACTCATCAGTTGCCAGGAAATGAGTCATCAAaggaaaatgtggaaaagaatACAGAATGGTTTGGTACTCCAGTGTTCAAGGAAGAAAAGGATTTCTCAGACCAAGAGATTCAAGAATCCATCGTGAAAACTAGGGCTTTGTCTAAAGActacaaagacatttttaatgacAGCTTACAGAAGCTGCTTTCAGAAGCTTCATCACCAGTAATCCAACTTTCTTCTGGTGGAAACGTTCATGGAAAACAAGTGCTTGAACCAGgtgtttctgaaaataagacatgGCCTGAAAAGACAGATTTTGCTGATACTGATGAAGAAGCCGAAAGACGTAAGGAGATCATTAATGAGCGTGTAGACAAAATAGAAGCTCCTCCAAAGGTCAAACTAAGCACTTGGGCTGCGAGTCTAGACAAACTCCTGAAGGAAGGAACTGAAAGTTTACCCTCTCCCTCACAAAACAACTTGGAACCTGTTACCACTAGGGTCAGCTCTGAGCCTGAAGAGAGTGGAGTTTTTGAAAAAGGGACAGAACTGAGTTGCAATTTGTCAGCCTATCAGAGAAGAAGAATAGTTCCTTttccagagggggaaaaaacttTGGGAAAAACAGATCTCACCCAGAAAGCTGAAAGTAGTGAGTGCCAGCTGAACATGGAGAACTTGTGTCAGATGGCTGCAGAAGGCTCTCACCCATTGGATCAAACTTCCCATCTTCATAGAAAGGGTTCTTTTGGGGATGTGGCCAACTCTTCCCGAGATGCGCCTTCTTCCGGAGATGGTCATCTTGCTCCCCAGGAGAAGGCACTGCCTCCTCAAAGGGAAATTTCAGAGACTGTAGAAAAAATCATTCTTCCACCCAAACCTGTATTGGATGATGTAAATGTTGTGTTACAAAAGCTACTTAGAGAAGCTTGGTTGAGTTATCCAGTTGAGAGGGAAGTAGTTACTGGAGAAGTGAAAGAATTTCCTGAAGGACGACAAGCGGCAGGTAGTCCCAAAACTTCTTCGGCCACAGTGGACATCATAGTCCCAGACAGAAAGGACTTTGATTCCTTCAACATAGCTCCTGATAAAACTCATAAAGTTGGATCTTATTTAGCTGCTGAAATAGCTCCATCAGAACAAATACTTAGCTCATCTGGTTCCACGGTTGCTCAGTATGGCAGAAAGTTACCTCAGGAAGTGGCGGAAATTGTGAGGGAAACAATTATTCAACCTAAATCAGAGCTACTTGAATTCAGTGCGGGCTTAGAAAAACTACTGAAGGAAACAATGGAAACTCCCTCCTCAAAATATGAAAGGGACACAGAGAGTCTTTGTTCATCAAAGTTAGTAGGTAGTACTCAAGTGCCAAGGCAAGCTGCTTCTGAATTCCAccctgaagaaataaaagaaacagtaaaaaaatcTGAGGCTCCATCAAAAACTGAGAGTGCTTTTGATATTGGTTTTGAGAAGCTCCTTAAAGAAACATCTGAAGCTCTTTCTTCTCAGCCCCAGGTGTCAGTGAAGGAAGAAACTCCTGAGAAGGAGACTTTACAGCCAGAGCAGGCCAGGTTCTTGGGGAGAATCCAAGAGGCCCCTGGAATGAAGCTTAAGAATCATGTTTTCAAATCTCAAGTCAACCAATGTGATAAAGTGTTGGGAGGAGAAGCTATGACCGATTTATCAGTGGATCTCTGTGGTTCTGAAAGTGGAGTTGAGATCCCTGAAATCCCACAACTTCATGTGGACCGTGAAACAGGGACCACTGAAACTATAAAACCCCCAGAGTACAGGAATAGTGAAAGTGAGTTTGCAGGGGCTGGAGAAAGGGCTTTTCAGGAACCTGGCTTCAAAGTGGGACCTGAAGCAATTAGTGTGTCCAGAGATAGACAACCTATTCCTCTCCTGACCACCAAGGAAAACCCTACAAAAGCAAGTAATGTTGAATTGATTCTGGCATCACCATATgagagacaaaagaaagaggaagaaaaagaaggtgtCTCTGACTCTGATATTTCAGATGGCAACATCGGTTCTAATGCAGAAAGCTGGAGAAATACCTCCA GTTCAGAAGAAGAACCCAGTCCTGTTTTGAAAACTTTGGAAAGGAGCGCTGCTAGGAAAATGCCTTCCAAAAGTCTAGAAGACATTTCATCAGACTCATCAA ATCAAGCAAAAGTAGATAATCTGCCAGAAGAATTAATACGTAGTGCTGAAGATG ATGAAAGAAAAGTGTGTTTTCAACTTATGCCTTATGTTTGTCTGACAATTGTATGGATAATTTTGAACGAAAATGCTGCTGTTTAG